A section of the Bombus terrestris chromosome 2, iyBomTerr1.2, whole genome shotgun sequence genome encodes:
- the LOC105666945 gene encoding uncharacterized protein LOC105666945: MSSTMAHETTTISELTELDSDGSSCGERDARKRLRFDADSTGPKKRRKQTTPVRFSSTLMPGVHEESNEDEEEDEDSEGKLSSQSPIPSQSSIRDENLNNEFRCKYCSQFFDSKETLNVHLENEHGSANQISEQSQSRSPNSAIKQEPSQQLDQSENPVNLLSVKNFAINWLATGQHVQSQAQMQTQNEEPWPGPASQIPPLPNHLQILSGFPGTLAQYLPMPAFPLTDSGSIARPSLGPTPVRIFNPDAYCDLCNKEFCNKYFLKTHKANKHGIYVDSPGPSTVDNSIPGPLFPTNYPSNMVKLELPATPPTPTVACDLCQKRFKNEESMRKHKQKMHVESLDQSQESQINLSQNEEDRDTSRDSLGGMEALFKQEYGIEQEDATFVPAPRHLSPQSIQQARESGFSADRLRRLGVINPEAFCEICCKEYCNKYFLRTHKMKRHGIIVQDNERSPSNPGTAASWHQVQTSPLNLIVTENPGSTESNDRVVDDYECKLCGIRFQTIDLYQAHCRKMHESEEQQSPRQECELDISDQRNDSISEDLQKLQTMLLQLNGLKPTKGLSCNVCGKECETRAALHIHMITEHGAIQEDSTSSPQEKSPLTTTSAFCALCGKDYASQDALRKHIADEHQPAVSNTIPQTPTTTATTTNSNSTSQTPTERKVTSMTPTSSYCEICNKELCNKYFMKTHMQRMHGIEIENGAQIGGVICNICNKELCSKYFLRVHKHNTHGIVDENTPSSVKQETHEASNVDDAALKPEQLGDLSHRYFTHFTEVCPICSRRFRSIKWLKAHLMGDHGKTGIDKWREMEQQYQTTPKSGNRTANVISKNPQQSSNLKIPNGFEISRQIKSTDYTGLGNQVLSNLLGSSSEDQQMKSYRCSYCNFTTTVLPFLFLHERSHVNSRDNEGEKSLQCPICSQGFHQPEMLHQHLLTSHQFPTLLPHFQPPVLNNLSLDAEKLNEAKEKFDLEAKEDHTRNSPQITTNQNIPEPMRNKQQDETAVQVTPHGVYKCAQCGYATTNLNRIKKHVRKDHKTISDPTDSVLAELSRTLKDVANKHKVPACYATPQDMNSNPDKTIMQPFLIEEQDTMQAGEESSSEKRFAPALVYLPVKSRINNALTASFTLSPA, translated from the coding sequence ATGTCCTCGACGATGGCGCATGAGACGACGACGATATCGGAATTGACGGAATTGGACAGCGATGGATCGAGTTGCGGAGAACGCGACGCGAGGAAACGTCTTCGTTTCGACGCGGACTCAACAGGGCCGAAGAAGAGACGAAAACAAACGACGCCCGTAAGATTCTCCTCGACGTTAATGCCCGGTGTGCACGAAGAATCGAACGAGGACGAGGAAGAGGACGAGGACAGCGAAGGTAAGCTGTCGTCGCAATCACCCATACCGAGTCAATCATCGATAAGAGACGAGAACTTGAATAACGAATTCCGTTGCAAATATTGTAGTCAGTTTTTCGATAGCAAGGAAACGTTGAACGTTCACCTCGAGAATGAGCACGGTTCCGCGAATCAGATTTCGGAACAAAGTCAAAGTAGATCTCCGAATTCCGCGATCAAACAAGAACCGTCTCAGCAACTGGACCAATCCGAGAATCCCGTTAATTTGCTTAGCGTAAAGAACTTCGCGATAAACTGGCTAGCCACCGGGCAACACGTGCAATCGCAAGCACAAATGCAGACGCAGAACGAAGAACCCTGGCCCGGGCCAGCGAGTCAAATTCCACCTTTACCCAACCACTTGCAAATCCTTTCTGGCTTTCCTGGCACCTTGGCGCAGTATTTACCTATGCCCGCGTTCCCATTGACGGACTCCGGTTCTATCGCCAGGCCCTCGTTGGGACCAACGCCGGTTAGGATCTTTAATCCGGACGCGTACTGTGATCTGTGCAATAAAGAGTTCTGCAACAAGTATTTCCTCAAGACACACAAAGCGAACAAGCACGGTATCTACGTCGATTCACCGGGACCCAGCACCGTCGACAATAGCATTCCAGGACCATTGTTCCCTACCAACTATCCTAGTAACATGGTTAAGCTAGAACTGCCCGCGACACCACCCACACCGACCGTCGCGTGTGATCTCTGCCAGAAACGTTTCAAAAACGAGGAATCGATGCGTAAACACAAACAAAAGATGCACGTTGAATCATTGGATCAATCGCAAGAGTCTCAGATCAATTTGTCGCAAAACGAAGAGGACAGGGATACGTCGAGGGATAGTCTCGGCGGTATGGAAGCGCTGTTTAAGCAAGAATACGGGATAGAACAAGAGGATGCAACGTTCGTACCAGCACCCAGACATCTATCGCCTCAATCGATTCAACAGGCACGAGAGTCTGGTTTCAGCGCCGATCGACTTCGTCGTTTAGGGGTTATAAATCCAGAAGCGTTTTGCGAGATATGTTGTAAAGAGTACTGTAATAAGTACTTCCTACGGACTCATAAAATGAAGAGGCACGGTATCATCGTTCAGGACAACGAAAGATCGCCTAGCAATCCAGGGACAGCGGCCAGTTGGCATCAAGTGCAGACCAGTCCGTTAAATCTGATCGTGACGGAGAATCCTGGTAGCACAGAATCGAACGATCGAGTCGTCGACGATTACGAGTGCAAGTTATGTGGTATACGTTTCCAGACGATTGACCTGTATCAAGCTCACTGTCGGAAGATGCACGAGAGCGAGGAACAACAATCGCCTAGGCAAGAGTGCGAGCTAGATATATCCGATCAACGGAACGATTCGATCTCGGAGGATCTTCAAAAATTGCAGACGATGCTGTTGCAACTGAACGGACTCAAGCCTACCAAGGGATTATCGTGCAACGTGTGCGGAAAAGAATGCGAGACCAGAGCAGCGTTGCATATTCATATGATAACGGAACACGGCGCCATCCAAGAAGATTCAACATCCTCGCCGCAAGAAAAGTCACCCTTAACTACAACCTCAGCGTTCTGCGCCCTATGTGGAAAAGATTACGCGAGTCAAGACGCTCTCAGGAAACATATCGCCGACGAACATCAACCAGCGGTTTCGAATACCATTCCTCAAACTCCTACGACCACAGCGACGACGACCAATTCGAATTCGACCAGCCAAACTCCAACCGAGAGAAAGGTAACATCGATGACGCCAACATCGAGCTATTGCGAGATATGTAACAAGGAATTATGCAATAAGTACTTCATGAAGACGCATATGCAGAGAATGCACGGTATTGAGATTGAAAATGGAGCCCAGATCGGTGGCGTAATATGCAACATTTGCAACAAGGAGCTGTGCAGCAAATACTTTTTACGCGTTCACAAGCACAACACTCATGGCATAGTCGACGAAAATACTCCCAGTTCGGTAAAACAAGAGACCCACGAGGCATCAAACGTGGACGATGCTGCTTTGAAACCGGAGCAACTCGGTGATCTCAGTCACAGATATTTCACCCACTTTACAGAGGTTTGTCCAATCTGTAGCAGAAGGTTCCGTAGTATAAAGTGGTTAAAAGCTCACCTGATGGGTGATCATGGGAAAACAGGCATTGATAAATGGCGCGAGATGGAGCAACAATATCAAACAACGCCGAAATCAGGGAATAGAACAGCGAATGTAATATCGAAAAACCCTCAACAGAGCTCGAATTTGAAGATACCGAATGGATTTGAAATCTCACGGCAAATCAAATCTACCGACTACACTGGTTTGGGTAATCAAGTTTTGTCAAATTTACTAGGGTCATCTTCCGAAGATCAACAGATGAAAAGCTATCGCTGTTCCTATTGCAATTTCACGACCACCGTGTTACCGTTTCTCTTCCTTCACGAGAGGTCTCACGTGAATTCCCGTGACAACGAAGGAGAAAAATCGCTTCAATGTCCGATTTGCTCCCAAGGTTTCCATCAGCCGGAAATGTTGCATCAGCATCTCCTCACGTCGCACCAATTTCCCACGTTGCTGCCTCATTTTCAACCCCCTGTGCTTAATAATTTAAGTCTGGACGCGGAGAAATTGAACGAGGCCAAAGAGAAATTCGATCTGGAAGCGAAGGAGGACCATACGAGGAACAGTCCACAAATTACCACCAATCAAAATATTCCCGAACCGATGAGAAACAAACAACAGGACGAAACAGCGGTCCAAGTTACTCCTCATGGTGTATATAAGTGCGCACAGTGCGGTTACGCGACGACCAACTTAAA